The Rhizobium sp. CCGE531 genomic sequence GGGCCATTCCTATCGCAAGTAGGCGCTCATGGGACGACGCCGGCTCAAGCAAAGGTGAACAACAAAATTCAACTTGGGCTGGCGCGTTCAAACCTTCTGTTAAATACCCGCTGATAGTCTCGTCTTTGTAATATACCCCAGGGATTTACTAAGATGGCCGCTTTCGGCAGAGCTAATTCAGGTCAGCATTTCCTCAACAAGGAAGAATCCTTCATGTATGACCGCGAAGCGCGGTTCCGCATGGAGGATACGATGAACGCGGCGCGGCTCGAATACACCGAAAAAGGTGTGATGAACCTTGCGTCCCGCCGTTGCGATATTATCCGCATCTCGCAGAGCAGCGCGGTTCTCGCGATCCTCACCCAATATAATCTACCGAAGCAATTCTATCTGGATATTCCCGATGCCCGCATCACCAAGGTTGGCTGCGTGCTCATGAAGGTATTCCCCAACAATACGGTGGAAGTCCGTTTCCTGCGGCTCCTCACGGATAAGGAAATGAACAAGATCTTCGTCTACAGCACGCATCCGGCCCACAAAAACCGCGTGCTCGACATCAAGGCTTGATCAACGACCACAAGAGGCAGGTTTGAGCGATCCATGCGGCTGACGGATCAGATTTCCGTTCGCCATTTCCGGAGAGCATCCTCAAGATACTCAAGCAGCGGCAGCCTGCCATTTTCCTGTAGCCATTTGTCGACCGACAGGCGAAGCGGGCTCACTGCGATCATCGAAACCAGCCGTAGACCGTCCCGGTCCCTCGTCGGAAACAGTTCGCACAGGGCTTGATAGGCGATTTGTTCGAGCTGCAGGGAGTTACCTCGCGTACGGGCGCGCAGGGTTTCGCTTTGACGTAAAAGCCTGGCCGTCTCAAGAAGCTGTGGTGCTTCCGCCTCGAGGCGGGTCACAAGTCCCAGGGTTGCTTGATGAACCACCTCGACCGGTCGCCCGGCTGAAGCATTCTCCATGATGCCCACCCGAAGCGCGTCCATGTATCCGCGCTGATGCGCCAGAAGAATGTCGTCCTTGCTTTTGAAGTAATAGAAGAAGGTCCGGCGGGAAATGCCGGCCGCTGCCGCAATCTCGTCGATCGTCGTTTCCTGATATCCCTTCGCAAGAAAGGATTTCATTCCGGCTTCCGCTATGCGTTGAAATGTAAGGCGCCGCTTGCGCTCGCGCAGGCCTTCCGGCTTTGAGGTTGCATCTTGCATCGGGCCATTCTGGCATGAGTCGCAACGCCACTCAAATCATGGACATGCCTTCTGGCTTCCTTCTTAGAGATCTCAATTCACGGTAAAATAATTCTTTCGCTTCGCCTCCCGATTGCCGCAAAGTGGCCAACATTAATTTTTACACCAAGTGCGATATTTAATGTTGATGCTGAATGTTCATAACCGGGTGCAGGAGCACAAACATCGATGCCAGCCAATGCAATCTCAAATCATGATGGAAATAGGGCCTATGGTCCATGTGTCGCCGAAAGTCGTCGGAGGCCCGATATCTGGTCGACGGCTCTTCTATTGAGCCTGCTGACGGGCTGCGCCGCCGCGCCGCTGGATCGCGCGGGATCCTTGCGGTCCTATGACGGCCTGACCCGATCGAACGGGCTGGTCGCCCGCTCGCTTCTTCGGGTGAGCAGGGATGATATTCTTGCGGCGAAGACCATAAAGATCATTCCGACTGCTTTTTCGATGCGGGCTGAAAGCGCCGCTTTCACGCCCGAGCAACGCAACCTCGTCACCAATGCCGTGGACAGGGCGCTTTGCTCCGGATTGAGCGAACGCTTCGTCGTCGTCGGCCTGTCCGAGCCGGCGGATCTGACCATCCGCGCCGTCGTGACGCAAGTCAAAGCGACGAATGCGACTGCCGTCGGCATCTCGAAAGTCGCGTCCGTGGGCAAGAGCCTATTGTTGCCGAATGTGCCCGTGCCCGTCCCCCGCATTCCGATCGGCATGGGCAGCCTCTCCCTCGAGGCGGAGGCTCTCAACCCCCAGGGCGTGCAGAGGGCTGTCATGATCTGGGGACGTGGCGCAAACGCATTTCTCGATTCGGGAACGGTTGCCAGGGAAGGGGATGCCTATAGCCTTGCCGTCAAATTCGGCGGCGATTTCAGCAAGATGCTGGTCAAGGGCAAGACGCCGTTCGGAGCAACGCCTTCGATGCCATCCAAAGCGAAGCTTGCCGCGCTCGTCGGCCGCACACCGAAATATGAAGCCTGCAAAGTATTCGGCAAGTCGCCGGGTGTGAAGGGCTTCGTGGGAGCCCGCCTTGGTCTTCCGCCCGCATGGACGGACAAGGCTCCGGCGAATACGGAAAAAACGGCATCGAAGGCCCCGTAATCAGCCTTCGATGCAGTCTTGCCTATATTCGGCGGAAAACCTTAATGGCGGAACAGGACGCTCGCGCCCTGATCCGCCGGCCCTGCGGCGTGGCGGAAGGGGGCGAAGAGTTCCCGGCCCATGCCGAATTCGTTCTCCGAGAGATCGGCGACGACAGGCTCGCGCTCTGCCATGTCGGCGGCATCGACGAGGACTTCCAGCGTGCCGGCGATCGCATCGATGCGGATGATGTCACCTTCCCTGATGCGGGCGATCGGGCCGCCGTCGATGGCTTCCGGCGTCACATGGATGGCGGCCGGAACTTTGCCCGATGCGCCGGACATGCGTCCGTCCGTCAAAAGCGCTACGTGGAAACCGCGATCCTGCAGCACGCCGAGCGCCGGTGTCAGCTTGTGCAGTTCCGGCATGCCGTTGGCCTTCGGTCCCTGGAAACGGACGACGGCGACGAAATCGCGGTTCAGCTTGCCGTCCTTGAAGGCCTGCTGCATCTCCAGCTGATCATGGAAGATCACGGCCGGCGCTTCAACGATGTGACGCTCCGGCTTGACGGCGGAAATCTTGATGACCGCCTTGCCGATATTGCCGCGCAGCATCTTCAGGCCGCCACTGTTCTGGAAAGGGGTCTCGATGCTTGCCAGCACCTTCGGATCGGCGCTCTTTTCCGGTGCCGGCTCGCGCTGGACATTGCCGTCGGCGCCGAGCTTGATGTCGATGGAGTAGCCGCTGAGGCCCTGGCCGTAAACGGTGCGCACGTCGTCGTGCAGCAGCCCCTGTTTCAAGAGCTCCTTGATGAGGAAGCCCATGCCGCCGGCGGCGTGGAAATGGTTCACGTCGGCAAGGCCGTTCGGGTAGACGCGGGCAAGCAGCGGGATGATGTCGGAGAGCTCGGAAATATCCTGCCAAGTGAGCACGATGCCGGCCGCGCGCGCCATGGCGACGAGATGCATCGTATGGTTCGTCGAACCGCCCGTCGCGTGCAGGCCGACGACGCCGTTGACGATCGAGCGCTCGTCGATCATCTCGCCGGCCGGCGTGAACTCATTGCCCATGGCGGTAATCGCGAGCGCGCGCTTGGCCGCCTCGCGCGTCAGGGCTTCGCGCAGCGGCGTGCCGGGATTGACGAAGGAGGCGCCCGGCATATGGAAGCCCATGATTTCCATCAGCATCTGGTTCGAATTGGCCGTGCCGTAGAAGGTGCACGTGCCCGGGCCGTGATAGGATTTCGATTCCGCCTCGAGAAGTTCGGCGCGGCCGACCTTGCCCTCGGCATAGAGCTGGCGCACGCGCGACTTCTCGTCATTGGCCAGGCCAGACGTCATCGGTCCGGCCGGGATGAAGACGGCCGGCAGGTGGCCGAAGGAGAGGGCAGCGATGACGAGGCCGGGCACGATCTTGTCGCAGACGCCGAGGAAGACGGCCGCATCGAACATGTTGTGCGACAGGCCGACGGCGGCCGACATGGCAATCAGATCGCGTGAGAAGAGCGAAAGTTCCATGCCCGGCTGCCCTTGCGTGACGCCGTCGCACATGGCCGGCACGCCGCCGGCAACCTGGGCGATGCCGCCCGCTTGGGCCGCTGCTTCACGGATGATAGCCGGATAGGTTTCGAAGGGCTGATGTGCCGAGAGCATGTCGTTATAGGATGTGATGATCCCGAGATTGGGCACGTGGTCTCCCGCCAGTGCTTCCTTCTCGGAGGGGGAACAGATGGCGAAGCCATGCGCAAGATTGGCGCAGCCGAGCACGGAGCGCTGTGCGCCCTTTGTTGCAGCGTTGCGCAGGCGGTCCAGATAGCGCTCGCGTGTCGGCTTCGAGCGCTCGACGATACGTGCGGTAATCTTGGAAATGCGGGCGTCAGCGGCCATGGTCGATCTGCCTCCGTCTGTTTTGCGCAGTG encodes the following:
- a CDS encoding TetR/AcrR family transcriptional regulator, producing MQDATSKPEGLRERKRRLTFQRIAEAGMKSFLAKGYQETTIDEIAAAAGISRRTFFYYFKSKDDILLAHQRGYMDALRVGIMENASAGRPVEVVHQATLGLVTRLEAEAPQLLETARLLRQSETLRARTRGNSLQLEQIAYQALCELFPTRDRDGLRLVSMIAVSPLRLSVDKWLQENGRLPLLEYLEDALRKWRTEI
- the edd gene encoding phosphogluconate dehydratase, with translation MAADARISKITARIVERSKPTRERYLDRLRNAATKGAQRSVLGCANLAHGFAICSPSEKEALAGDHVPNLGIITSYNDMLSAHQPFETYPAIIREAAAQAGGIAQVAGGVPAMCDGVTQGQPGMELSLFSRDLIAMSAAVGLSHNMFDAAVFLGVCDKIVPGLVIAALSFGHLPAVFIPAGPMTSGLANDEKSRVRQLYAEGKVGRAELLEAESKSYHGPGTCTFYGTANSNQMLMEIMGFHMPGASFVNPGTPLREALTREAAKRALAITAMGNEFTPAGEMIDERSIVNGVVGLHATGGSTNHTMHLVAMARAAGIVLTWQDISELSDIIPLLARVYPNGLADVNHFHAAGGMGFLIKELLKQGLLHDDVRTVYGQGLSGYSIDIKLGADGNVQREPAPEKSADPKVLASIETPFQNSGGLKMLRGNIGKAVIKISAVKPERHIVEAPAVIFHDQLEMQQAFKDGKLNRDFVAVVRFQGPKANGMPELHKLTPALGVLQDRGFHVALLTDGRMSGASGKVPAAIHVTPEAIDGGPIARIREGDIIRIDAIAGTLEVLVDAADMAEREPVVADLSENEFGMGRELFAPFRHAAGPADQGASVLFRH
- a CDS encoding DUF3313 domain-containing protein — translated: MSLLTGCAAAPLDRAGSLRSYDGLTRSNGLVARSLLRVSRDDILAAKTIKIIPTAFSMRAESAAFTPEQRNLVTNAVDRALCSGLSERFVVVGLSEPADLTIRAVVTQVKATNATAVGISKVASVGKSLLLPNVPVPVPRIPIGMGSLSLEAEALNPQGVQRAVMIWGRGANAFLDSGTVAREGDAYSLAVKFGGDFSKMLVKGKTPFGATPSMPSKAKLAALVGRTPKYEACKVFGKSPGVKGFVGARLGLPPAWTDKAPANTEKTASKAP